The following proteins are encoded in a genomic region of Fusarium keratoplasticum isolate Fu6.1 chromosome 9, whole genome shotgun sequence:
- a CDS encoding Aldedh domain-containing protein, translating to MELEPHLTQLFINNQYVDSSSQKYVSVYNPATGDLVSDRIPVAGDKDVDEAVAYANEAFKPDSTWRRMTHTQRTEILLKFADLLEANQERLAYLTRLTLGAPFLPFGKSEIGTAIGCFRYYAGWVDKHAGQSFPADDGFYKIVRNEPLGVVAGIIPWNGPLASVGLKAAPALATGNVFILKPSEKTPLMAAELGKLVLEAGFPPGVFQVLTGDGSTGAALASHMRVAKVSFTGSIQTGKTVQVLAAKSNLKRVTLELGGKSPAVVFNDANLENAVNWAVNALVSNSGQICFAATRVYVQSGIYDRFIEAYLEGLKTKRQVIGDPEAAETQIGPVVDKAQHDRIMGIISSAIEKKDGQVLIGGQKLGDKGYFIEPTVFADTKDTSFIYKDEIFGPVAVINRFETEEEIVERANDSKYGLMAGVFTQDITRALRLSSLIDSGVVGINCISTISFSCPFGGTKESGLGRENGEHALRAYTEPKTILINMAC from the exons ATGGAGCTCGAACCCCATTTGACCCAATTGTTTATCAACAACCAG TATGTCGATAGTAGTAGCCAGAAATA CGTGTCTGTATACAATCCAGCCACCGGAGATTTGGTCAGCGATCGAATCCCAGTCGCAGGCGACAAGGATGTTGACGAGGCCGTCGCCTACGCCAACGAGGCATTCAAGCCAGATTCGACTTGGCGACGAATGACACATACCCAGAGGACGGAAATTCTCCTCAAGTTTGCCGATCTGCTCGAAGCCAACCAAGAGCGTCTTGCCTATCTTACACGACTTACCCTGGGAGCCCCGTTTCTTCCCTTTGGAAAGTCCGAGATTGGCACCGCTATTGGTTGCTTCCGTT ATTACGCCGGATGGGTCGATAAACATGCTGGTCAGAGTTTTCCCGCTGATGACGGTTTCTACAAGATAGTCCGCAATGAGCCACTTGGCGTTGTGGCAGG CATTATCCCATGGAACGGACCACTGGCCTCTGTCGGACTCAAGGCCGCCCCGGCACTCGCCACCGGAAATGTTTTCATCTTGAAACCCAGCGAGAAGACACCTTTGATGGCTGCAGAGCTTGGGAAGCTGGTACTCGAGGCTGGCTTCCCTCCTGGCGTCTTCCAGGTCCTGACTGGAGATGGCTCGACAGGCGCTGCTCTCGCATCCCACATGCGCGTTGCCAAGGTCAGCTTCACGGGCAGTATCCAGACAGGAAAGACGGTGCAAGTTTTGGCAGCCAAAAGCAACCTGAAGAGAGTCACGTTGGAGCTTGGAGGTAAAAGCCCTGCCGTGGTATTCAACGATGCCAATCTCGAAAATGCTGTCAACTG GGCCGTCAATGCACTCGTAAGCAACTCGGGTCAGATCTGTTTCGCAGCAACAAGAGTGTACGTGCAGTCAGGGATCTACGACAGATTTATTGAAGCCTACCTTGAAGGCCTCAAGACGAAACGACAAGTCATTGGTGACCCGGAAGCGGCCGAGACGCAGATTGGGCCGGTTGTGGACAAGGCCCAGCACGATCGTATCATGGgcatcatctcatctgccaTAGAGAAAAAGGACGGACAAGTGTTGATCGGAGGGCAAAAGTTGGGTGACAAG GGTTACTTTATTGAACCGACCGTCTTCGCCGACACCAAAGATACATCCTTCATCTACAAAGATGAGATCTTTGGACCGGTAGCCGTCATCAACAGGTTTGAAACGGAAGAAGAAATAGTTGAACGTGCCAACGACAGCAAGTATGGACTCATGGCTGGCGTATTCACCCAAGACATCACCCGGGCGCTTCGGCTTAGCTCGCTCATCGACTCTGGAGTTGTCGGGATCAACTGCATCAGCACCATTTCGTTTTCGTGCCCTTTTGGTGGAACAAAGGAAAGCGGCCTTGGCCGGGAGAATGGAGAGCATGCGTTGAGAGCGTACACTGAGCCCAAGACCATTCTGATTAACATGGCGTGTTGA
- a CDS encoding putative oxidoreductase yusZ yields MTSTAEIASTKTSKVWLVTGCSTGLGRCLVPAVLARGDKIIATARQVSTLKDLENDDNVRVLSLDVTADQTELAAKVQEAQSFFGRIDVLVNNAGCVISGVWEELSANDMKKEFDTNFFGALNMTRAVLPFMRSQKSGIIMFMGSIAAWHSAASGGLYASSKCALEGAVESLSREVSDLGIRVHIFVLGRFRTGILGEQSEIAKMNSHQGIADYARVKNDFAHHLMTSHDNQPGDPFRAAEKMVDIARVENLTATQVLNLPLRIPLGAEAVDVMRRKCLETLAVLDGWDRFSAEADFEDSERLPAFFS; encoded by the exons ATGACATCCACTGCTGAAATCGCCTCAACCAAAACCTCCAAGGTCTGGCTTGTAACAGGGTGTTCCACTGGTCTTGGTAGATGCCTGGTCCCAGCCGTTCTGGCACGAGGCGACAAGATTATTGCCACAGCTCGACAGGTCTCTACCCTGAAAGATTTGGAAAATGACGATAATGTCAGAGTGCTCTCTCTTGATGTCACGGCAGATCAGACTGAGCTTGCCGCCAAAGTCCAGGAGGCTCAATCATTTTTTGGAAGAATAGACGTTCTGGTAAATAATGCAGGATGCGTGATTTCGGGCGTCTGGGAAGAACTCAG TGCCAACGATATGAAGAAGGAGTTCGACACCAACTTTTTCGGGGCCCTGAACATGACCCGAGCTGTCCTTCCGTTTATGCGCTCGCAAAAGTCAGGAATCATCATGTTTATGGGAAGCATTGCGGCCTGGCATAGTGCCGCTTCAGGCGGGCTCTATGCTTCCTCCAAGTGCGCGCTGGAAG GCGCTGTCGAATCTTTATCTAGAGAAGTCTCAGATCTTGGTATTCGTGTGCACATTTTTGTCCTGGGCCGTTTTCGTACTGGTATCCTGGGAGAACAGAGCGAAATTGCAAAGATGAACTCGCACCAAGGCATCGCCGACTACGCCAGGGTAAAGAATGACTTTGCACATCACTTGATGACTTCTCATGATAACCAGCCCGGAGACCCTTTTCGAGCTGCGGAAAAGATGGTTGATATAGCAAGGGTGGAGAATCTCACTGCCACCCAAGTCTTGAACCTGCCGTTGCGCATCCCTCTTGGGGCAGAAGCGGTGGATGTCATGAGACGGAAATGTTTGGAGACTCTTGCCgtgttggatggatgggaccGGTTCAGTGCGGAGGCAGACTTTGAGGATTCTGAACGACTGCCTGCGTTCTTTTCGTAG
- a CDS encoding Zn(2)-C6 fungal-type domain-containing protein — translation MAGSKYVKSACLNCRRRKVKCDGNHVCSNCVTSNLECFYNVDGDMRRLSTKKTIVNLEERIGQLEGVLREHNIEQPQPTPTSAPGSATSPKHTSCTSEAQPCASANQIQSGNRKGHDERQPSDPKTPSLALECASSPSIIKTGSYDPIKDPDASREVRMDPAPPPSISNPSDHFVLVDTPDSQPAPYPSSLHTNVQDSGDDDNSITGILSARMGALRLVEDGQLRYYGPTSNLHVHADGLRSLSSPSFRSVATEGIGVLRRLGLDQEVPLALETHLAMLYFAWEDPAIHVVDQETFFAEKRRCLLQDTGSPYYSETLNNAICAMGASLAAGENLYLPEPASEFFSARAKALLDVEMDSPTVATVQALVIMSATEAASTRDARGWLYSGMATRLSADLGLHLDMTKHIRDGLLTPRDMEIRQTAFWGVFIHEHMWNLYAGRPWGLGIQNITIPKPEAELEDKDCKIWKSYPSTAWQPRGLESGVLFPVRACTAANATLCGFMRQINTTLYAGETMELSALVDFLIKTKQEMMEWHAGLSPLLGISDMGSSRIYHPAILQLHMQYYATLIFLYRPYLSCQLVSQMTPRSTPESRSAMQSVPSDCVAAAHQVAEILRCYQQQHSLRHGNVQIVHIILTASLTFIYDVCTRSYAESRHSLSDLQLCCHSLGEIGRCFGNATRALEVVILVKSEWQRAAGPRGGQKTGTKRPSFSMSGNSEELDGDDRPRRRHRTSIIDNDRFQAPNFNMPPLFTDEGVLGLEDVNIGRPNLDAQCQDMWPFSGDAGFDVNEMMPPIDWFNNQLLEGTHIPTQDALPEAQAEMQVIPDEPSVEPSNTA, via the exons ATGGCCGGATCAAAGTACGTCAAGAGTGCATGTCTCAACTGCAGGCGGAGAAAGGTCAAG TGCGACGGGAACCATGTTTGTTCCAACTGCGTAACCTCGAATCTCGAGTGCTTCTacaatgttgatggtgacatgCGAAG ATTATCAACCAAAAAGACAATCGTGAATCTCGAAGAACGCATCGGTCAACTCGAAGGTGTGCTGCGAGAGCACAATATCGAACAGCCCCagccaacaccaacctcaGCACCTGGATCAGCCACCTCCCCCAAACACACATCTTGTACGTCAGAAGCACAGCCGTGTGCCAGTGCAAACCAAATCCAGAGTGGCAACCGCAAAGGCCACGATGAGCGTCAACCGTCAGACCCCAAGACTCCTTCGTTGGCACTCGAGTGCGCATCGTCGCCGAGCATTATCAAGACTGGATCCTACGACCCGATAAAGGATCCGGATGCCTCGCGCGAAGTTAGAATGGACCCAGCACCGCCCCCCAGTATCTCGAACCCAAGCGACCACTTCGTGCTGGTTGATACACCAGATTCTCAGCCCGCGCCGTATCCGAGCTCTCTCCATACCAATGTACAAGATTCTGGAGACGACGACAATAGCATAACGGGTATCCTGTCTGCACGCATGGGCGCGCTGAGACTTGTTGAGGATGGGCAACTCCGGTACTACGGACCAACGTCGAATCTGCATGTGCATGCAGATGGGCTTCGATCACTCTCCAGTCCGTCATTCCGCTCCGTGGCGACTGAAGGCATTGGTGTGCTGCGGAGATTAGGGTTAGATCAGGAAGTGCCTTTGGCCCTTGAAACCCACCTCGCGATGCTCTATTTCGCTTGGGAAGACCCGGCCATCCACGTTGTCGACCAAGAGACGTTTTTCGCTGAAAAGCGACGTTGTCTGTTACAAGACACAGGGAGCCCATACTATTCCGAAACTCTCAACAACGCCAT TTGTGCCATGGGCGCCAGCTTAGCAGCCGGAGAAAACCTCTACCTTCCGGAGCCAGCCTCCGAGTTCTTCTCTGCCCGTGCCAAGGCGCTCTTGGATGTTGAAATGGACAGCCCTACAGTTGCCACCGTACAGGCGCTGGTCATTATGAGTGCCACAGAAGCAGCATCCACCCGAGATGCTCGCGGCTGGCTCTACAGTG GCATGGCAACTCGGCTGAGTGCCGACTTGGGGCTTCATTTGGACATGACCAAGCACATCCGTGACGGGCTCCTCACACCCCGTGACATGGAGATACGACAGACAGCCTTCTGGGGAGTCTTTATTCATGAACA CATGTGGAATCTCTATGCCGGCCGCCCCTGGGGGTTGGGGATTCAAAACATAACTATCCCCAAGCCAGAGGCCGAGCTGGAAGACAAGGATTGCAAAATATGGAAGTCCTATCCAAGCACTGCTTGGCAACCTCGTGGGCTCGAGTCCGGCGTGCTCTTCCCGGTTCGCGCCTGTACCGCTGCCAATGCCACACTTTGTGGTTTCATGCGGCAGATAAACACTACACT GTATGCTGGAGAAACCATGGAGCTGAGCGCACTCGTCGATTttctcatcaagaccaagcaaGAAATGATGGAATGGCATGCAGGCTTATCTCCGCTGCTGGGTATCAGTGACATGGGGTCAAGCAGAATCTATCATCCTGCCATTCTTCAACTACA TATGCAATATTATGCCACCCTCATCTTTCTATATCGGCCATATCTCTCATGCCAGCTGGTATCTCAGATGACACCACGGAGTACGCCAGAGAGCCGATCAGCAATGCAAAGCGTTCCGAGTGACTGCGTCGCAGCAGCCCACCAGGTAGCTGAGATTCTCCGATGCTATCAGCAACAACACTCGCTCCGGCATGGGAACGTACAGATCGTTCACATAATTCTCACCGCGTCTCTCACTTTTATTTACGATGTCTGCACGCGTAGCTATGCAGAGTCCCGCCATTCTCTGAGCGACCTGCAGCTTTGCTGCCACTCACTGGGGGAGATTGGCCGGTGCTTTGGGAACGCAACACGGGCGTTAGAGGTCGTCATCCTTGTAAAGAGTGAATGGCAAAGGGCTGCTGGACCCCGAGGAGGTCAGAAGACTGGGACAAAGCGTCCAAGCTTCAGCATGTCTGGCAACTCGGAGGAGCTTGACGGAGATGATCGGCCCAGGCGAAGACATCGAACCTCGATCATAGACAACGACAGGTTCCAGGCACCCAATTTCAACATGCCTCCTCTCTTTACCGATGAAGGCGTTTTGGGTCTCGAAGACGTGAACATTGGCAGACCCAATCTCGATGCACAATGCCAGGATATGTGGCCCTTCTCGGGCGACGCTGGCTTTGACGTGAACGAAATGATGCCGCCGATCGACTGGTTCAACAATCAGCTGCTCGAAGGGACCCATATACCAACACAAGATGCGTTGCCTGAAGCTCAGGCAGAAATGCAGGTTATTCCAGACGAGCCGAGTGTCGAACCCTCAAACACGGCGTAA